In Oryza sativa Japonica Group chromosome 2, ASM3414082v1, the following are encoded in one genomic region:
- the LOC107276157 gene encoding xyloglucan endotransglucosylase/hydrolase protein 31 has protein sequence MAIIGRRQQQGVAAAAATLVALMAVVVAAAAEAQPSPGVYPSRMFRAREFGRDFRSLWGAEHQQQEAAAPETGVTVWLDRRSGSGFKSRRAYRSGYFGAWVRLQRGYTAGVITAFYLSNGEAHPGWHDEVDMEFLGTTPGKPYTLQTNVFSLGSGDPPRSLGREIKFHLWFDPTADFHHYAILWTSDHIIFLVDDVPIRRYGRRSAGGAAGFPARPMWVYGSIWDASSWATEDGRYRADYSYQPFVARFSAFLLRGCSPHAPRTCAAPVAGDLTAAQLAAMRWAQRFHMVYNYCYDPKRDHSLTPECRTHLHPSSSSSNSSSSSYHG, from the exons ATGGCTATCATTGGTCGGAGGCAGCAGCAGggtgtcgcggcggcggcggcgacgttggTGGCGTtgatggcggtggtggtggcggcggcggcggaagcgcaGCCGTCGCCGGGGGTGTACCCGAGCAGGATGTTCCGAGCGCGGGAGTTCGGGCGCGACTTCCGGAGCCTGTGGGGGGCGGAGCACCagcagcaggaggcggcggcgccggagacggGGGTGACGGTGTGGCTGGACCGGCGGTCGGGGAGCGGGTTCAAGTCGCGGCGGGCTTACCGGAGCGGGTACTTCGGGGCGTGGGTGCGGCTGCAGCGCGGGTACACGGCGGGGGTGATCACCGCCTTCTACCTGTCCAACGGCGAGGCGCACCCGGGGTGGCACGACGAGGTGGACATGGAGTTCCTCGGCACCACCCCCGGGAAGCCCTACACGCTGCAGACCAacgtcttctccctcggctcCGGCGACCCGCCCCGGTCCCTCGGCCGCGAGATCAAGTTCCACCTCTGGTTCGACCCCACCGCCGACTTCCACCACTACGCCATCCTCTGGACATCCGACCACATCAT CTTCTTGGTGGACGACGTGCCGATCCGGCGGTACGGGCGGCGGAGCGCGGGGGGCGCGGCGGGGTTCCCGGCGAGGCCGATGTGGGTATACGGCTCCATCTGGGACGCGTCGTCGTGGGCGACGGAGGACGGCAGGTACAGGGCGGACTACAGTTACCAGCCGTTCGTCGCGCGCTTCTCGGCCTTCCTCCTCCGGGGATGCTCGCCGCACGCGCCCCGCACCTgcgccgcccccgtcgccggcgacctcacCGCCGCCCAGCTCGCCGCCATGCGCTGGGCGCAGCGCTTCCACATGGTCTACAACTACTGCTACGACCCCAAGCGGGATCATTCCCTCACCCCGGAATGCCGCACCCACCTGCACCCATCGTCCTCATCCTCcaactcctcctcgtcgtcgtacCACGGCTAG
- the LOC4331200 gene encoding uncharacterized protein isoform X2, with protein MEPPPQAGPSPAVRVLSRTPPPPASSSPSPPPPAATPPSHDGVVAVGFVGGGGTARLADRILDAHVFSPGGSARTLAGGVRYHRDGEKRVVFLHLAPSPPTPLEGAGDLRELLFMFSVCHVIIFLQEGFRFDTQILKKFRLLQSSKHAIAPFVKSLVAPAVPSKVARSNTPTKPTHRASSISPPARRGGRHPSAISLMSGTGSHPCMLPGLCIPVVLFVFEDDITDAPGAPTSPDDTNDTSSNQASNTDGLPKPNMTSKGSSSVVMLARPAIRSDGTFSKKLHSSVEGQIRFLLKKCRTLVGLEPGHIVSRGVSNVSHLPLFSLDTSRVVALLDRSISKKREPLDIIAGLFEDSLTSKSSLDVSSLENNCHPATHEDVQFIKDFIFRQSDGLRGRGGHSSNTTAGPVSGVGMVAAAAAAAAASAASGKQMSAPDLPTFDTWLSISSSILSALFSGEDGLSSSQNMKASPTHTSSFPKNDQLPSAGSNAIQTALSCLEGNKGLNVKFSSSWCQRILPAAKEVYLKDLPAFYPTSMHEVQLQKALRSFHSMVKGPAVQVFSKKLKDECQAIWESGRQQCDAVSLTGRPCKHQRHGKSSPSDAALQHSSGYVFLHACACGRSRRLRDDPFDFEAANMTFNCFSNCEDLLPTLVLPRETNAGAFPVSSWRLVRLGGARYYKPTKGLLQAGFCSKEKYLLRWTISLGKGQGKHGTHATNKPFSTASNADPQAPPIVAGEVKSAVTQVTAEIKSMKLENSRKQPEVESMNNSSINFGKGLPNFTMKKPFAEVVAGHTARDSEFPALQQKRPLKPGNWKDERQVSGADQTNGRGHPALSQGPIADNESEKVSRDKSNGSAGGKPFLQIGSNIVPMVVGKETKEVNQSIQQFMVYVGFEHECSYGHRFLLSEKHLKEIDSSYLQFERSNLNNEAESKHGSQKLPQNASRLAATMDVTSGGKLNRPMDSSGRNSQQQLLKPRVDAETLQPSHWLSDPQNERKGELSLHYVTLDDGGEAFSLLNRNLPIYMHCPHCKSSDRKGNQDAKVAAAVSQLQRIFIVTPDFPVLLASCPVVQFEVPALNFRIPASVMAHDVYMEVSPLLLDLRCYAIDTTLASFCIEKQELS; from the exons atggagccgcCGCCTCAGGCGGGCCCCTCCCCGGCCGTCCGCGTCCTCTCCCGCACGCCCCCGccacccgcctcctcctccccctccccgccgccccccgccgccaccccgccctcccacgacggcgtcgtcgccgtcggcttcgtcggcggcgggggcacTGCCCGCCTCGCCGACCGGATCCTGGACGCCCATGTGTTCTCCCCTGGTGGCTCCGCCAGGACCCTCGCGGGCGGAGTCAGGTACCACCGCGACGGGGAGAAGAGGGTGGTGTTCCTGCACctcgctccgtcgccgccgacaccTCTGGAGGGGGCGGGCGATCTACGGGAGCTGCTCTTCATGTTCTCC GTTTGCCATGTAATAATATTTCTCCAAGAAGGCTTCCGGTTCGACACACAGATTTTGAAGAAATTCCGTCTGTTGCAATCCTCAAAGCATGCTATTGCACCGTTTGTGAAGTCACTAGTAGCTCCTGCAGTGCCATCAAAAGTTGCTCGCTCTAATACTCCAACAAAGCCTACTCACAGGGCCTCATCCATCTCTCCTCCTGCACGCCGTGGAGGTCGTCATCCCTCAGCAATCTCGTTGATGTCAGGAACTGGCTCACATCCTTGTATGCTGCCAGGGCTATGCATCCCTGTTGTTCTGTTTGTCTTTGAGGATGATATCACTGATGCTCCAGGTGCTCCGACAAGTCCGGATGATACGAACGACACATCATCAAATCAAGCTTCTAACACTGATGGCTTGCCAAAACCTAACATGACTTCAAAAGGTTCTAGTTCAGTGGTTATGCTTGCTAGGCCAGCAATCAGATCTGATGGTACTTTCAGCAAGAAGCTGCATTCCTCTGTAGAAGGTCAGATACGTTTCTTGCTAAAGAAGTGTCGGACACTTGTGGGTCTAGAGCCAGGGCATATTGTTTCGAGGGGTGTCAGTAATGTGAGCCACCTACCTCTGTTCTCACTTGATACATCAAGGGTCGTTGCACTGTTGGATCGGTCAATTAGTAAGAAACGTGAGCCATTGGATATCATTGCAGGACTGTTTGAAGACTCTTTGACATCCAAATCATCATTGGATGTTTCTTCGCTGGAGAACAATTGCCATCCAGCAACCCATGAAGATGTTCAGTTCATCAAGGATTTTATATTTCGACAATCAGATGGGctgagaggaagagggggacaCTCAAGCAATACAACTGCTGGTCCTGTTTCTGGTGTTGGAatggtggcagcagcagcagctgctgctgcagcatcAGCAGCATCCGGGAAGCAAATGAGTGCTCCTGATCTCCCTACTTTCGATACATGGTTGTCTATAAGTTCATCTATTTTGTCTGCACTGTTTAGTGGGGAAGATGGGTTAAGTAGTTCCCAAAACATGAAGGCATCACCTACTCATACAAGTTCATTTCCAAAGAACGATCAACTTCCTTCAGCAGGATCCAACGCAATTCAAACTGCTTTATCTTGCTTGGAAGGCAATAAGGGGCTTAATGTGAAATTTTCTTCATCATGGTGCCAAAGGATACTTCCAGCTGCTAAGGAGGTGTATTTGAAAGATTTGCCTGCCTTTTACCCAACCAGCATGCATGAAGTACAGCTACAGAAAGCTTTACGATCCTTCCACTCAATGGTTAAAGGACCGGCTGTCCAAGTATTCTCCAAGAAGCTAAAAGATGAATGCCAAGCAATATGGGAATCTGGAAGGCAGCAATGCGATGCTGTCAGTCTTACTGGCAGACCATGTAAGCACCAGAGACACGGTAAATCCTCTCCATCAGATGCAGCGTTACAGCAttctagtggatatgttttcctCCATGCATGTGCCTGTGGCCGGTCACGCCGTCTTAGGGATGACCCTTTTGATTTTGAGGCAGCGAACATGACCTTTAACTGCTTCTCTAATTGTGAAGATCTGTTACCTACTCTTGTGCTTCCAAGAGAGACCAATGCTGGTGCATTTCCAGTATCCTCTTGGCGTTTGGTGCGGCTTGGAGGAGCAAGATATTACAAACCAACAAAAGGATTGCTCCAAGCAGGTTTTTGCTCCAAGGAAAAATATCTTTTAAGGTGGACGATTTCTCTTGGGAAAGGACAAGGGAAACATGGCACTCATGCTACCAATAAACCTTTCTCCACGGCATCTAATGCAGATCCTCAGGCTCCCCCTATTGTTGCTGGAGAAGTAAAATCGGCCGTGACCCAAGTCACAGCAGAAATTAAATCTATGAAACTTGAAAATTCTAGAAAACAACCTGAAGTCGAGTCAATGAACAATTCAAGTATTAATTTTGGTAAAGGTCTTCCAAACTTTACTATGAAGAAGCCTTTTGCTGAAGTTGTTGCTGGCCACACAGCAAGGGATTCTGAGTTTCCTGCTCTCCAACAGAAGAGGCCATTAAAACCTGGCAACTGGAAAGATGAGCGGCAAGTGAGTGGAGCAGACCAAACTAATGGCCGTGGTCATCCAGCTCTTAGTCAAGGACCTATAGCTGACAATGAATCTGAGAAAGTGAGCAGAGATAAGAGTAATGGAAGTGCTGGCGGAAAGCCATTTCTACAGATAGGGAGCAATATAGTGCCAATGGTTGTCGGAAAAGAGACTAAAGAAGTTAATCAATCTATACAGCAGTTCATGGTATATGTCGGATTTGAGCACGAGTGTTCCTATGGTCATCGTTTCTTACTGTCAGAGAAACATCTCAAGGAGATTGATTCGTCTTATTTGCAGTTTGAAAGATCTAATCTAAATAATGAAGCAGAAAGCAAACATGGTTCACAAAAGTTGCCCCAAAATGCATCTAGATTAGCAGCAACAATGGATGTGACCAGCGGAGGGAAGCTCAATAGGCCAATGGATTCATCAGGGAGAAACAGCCAGCAGCAATTGCTTAAGCCCAGGGTTGACGCTGAGACCTTGCAGCCTTCTCACTGGCTTTCAGATCCACAGAATGAAAGAAAGGGAGAGCTTTCTCTTCATTATGTTACACTTGATGATGGTGGAGAAGCATTTTCACTTCTAAACAGAAATCTGCCCATATATATGCACTGCCCACATTGCAAGAGCTCAGATAGGAAGGGAAATCAAGATGCaaaggttgctgctgctgtgtcACAACTTCAACGGATTTTTATT GTCACACCTGATTTCCCTGTTCTGCTGGCAAGCTGCCCAGTTGTACAGTTTGAG GTTCCAGCATTGAATTTCAGGATTCCGGCAAGTGTAATGGCTCATGATGTTTACATGGAGGTCTCGCCTCTCCTGCTGGATTTACGATGCTATGCTATTGATACAACTCTAGCTTCCTTTTGCATTGAGAAACAGGAGCTCTCTTGA
- the LOC4331200 gene encoding uncharacterized protein isoform X1, which produces MEPPPQAGPSPAVRVLSRTPPPPASSSPSPPPPAATPPSHDGVVAVGFVGGGGTARLADRILDAHVFSPGGSARTLAGGVRYHRDGEKRVVFLHLAPSPPTPLEGAGDLRELLFMFSVCHVIIFLQEGFRFDTQILKKFRLLQSSKHAIAPFVKSLVAPAVPSKVARSNTPTKPTHRASSISPPARRGGRHPSAISLMSGTGSHPCMLPGLCIPVVLFVFEDDITDAPGAPTSPDDTNDTSSNQASNTDGLPKPNMTSKGSSSVVMLARPAIRSDGTFSKKLHSSVEGQIRFLLKKCRTLVGLEPGHIVSRGVSNVSHLPLFSLDTSRVVALLDRSISKKREPLDIIAGLFEDSLTSKSSLDVSSLENNCHPATHEDVQFIKDFIFRQSDGLRGRGGHSSNTTAGPVSGVGMVAAAAAAAAASAASGKQMSAPDLPTFDTWLSISSSILSALFSGEDGLSSSQNMKASPTHTSSFPKNDQLPSAGSNAIQTALSCLEGNKGLNVKFSSSWCQRILPAAKEVYLKDLPAFYPTSMHEVQLQKALRSFHSMVKGPAVQVFSKKLKDECQAIWESGRQQCDAVSLTGRPCKHQRHGKSSPSDAALQHSSGYVFLHACACGRSRRLRDDPFDFEAANMTFNCFSNCEDLLPTLVLPRETNAGAFPVSSWRLVRLGGARYYKPTKGLLQAGFCSKEKYLLRWTISLGKGQGKHGTHATNKPFSTASNADPQAPPIVAGEVKSAVTQVTAEIKSMKLENSRKQPEVESMNNSSINFGKGLPNFTMKKPFAEVVAGHTARDSEFPALQQKRPLKPGNWKDERQVSGADQTNGRGHPALSQGPIADNESEKVSRDKSNGSAGGKPFLQIGSNIVPMVVGKETKEVNQSIQQFMVYVGFEHECSYGHRFLLSEKHLKEIDSSYLQFERSNLNNEAESKHGSQKLPQNASRLAATMDVTSGGKLNRPMDSSGRNSQQQLLKPRVDAETLQPSHWLSDPQNERKGELSLHYVTLDDGGEAFSLLNRNLPIYMHCPHCKSSDRKGNQDAKVAAAVSQLQRIFIVTPDFPVLLASCPVVQFEASCLPSNASDHDQQGSFSLGCRVVLPPESFLTMRLPFVYGVETRDGNTAPLKYLEEQPELTAWLVGGTALQIVSVGHTNEKEAPL; this is translated from the exons atggagccgcCGCCTCAGGCGGGCCCCTCCCCGGCCGTCCGCGTCCTCTCCCGCACGCCCCCGccacccgcctcctcctccccctccccgccgccccccgccgccaccccgccctcccacgacggcgtcgtcgccgtcggcttcgtcggcggcgggggcacTGCCCGCCTCGCCGACCGGATCCTGGACGCCCATGTGTTCTCCCCTGGTGGCTCCGCCAGGACCCTCGCGGGCGGAGTCAGGTACCACCGCGACGGGGAGAAGAGGGTGGTGTTCCTGCACctcgctccgtcgccgccgacaccTCTGGAGGGGGCGGGCGATCTACGGGAGCTGCTCTTCATGTTCTCC GTTTGCCATGTAATAATATTTCTCCAAGAAGGCTTCCGGTTCGACACACAGATTTTGAAGAAATTCCGTCTGTTGCAATCCTCAAAGCATGCTATTGCACCGTTTGTGAAGTCACTAGTAGCTCCTGCAGTGCCATCAAAAGTTGCTCGCTCTAATACTCCAACAAAGCCTACTCACAGGGCCTCATCCATCTCTCCTCCTGCACGCCGTGGAGGTCGTCATCCCTCAGCAATCTCGTTGATGTCAGGAACTGGCTCACATCCTTGTATGCTGCCAGGGCTATGCATCCCTGTTGTTCTGTTTGTCTTTGAGGATGATATCACTGATGCTCCAGGTGCTCCGACAAGTCCGGATGATACGAACGACACATCATCAAATCAAGCTTCTAACACTGATGGCTTGCCAAAACCTAACATGACTTCAAAAGGTTCTAGTTCAGTGGTTATGCTTGCTAGGCCAGCAATCAGATCTGATGGTACTTTCAGCAAGAAGCTGCATTCCTCTGTAGAAGGTCAGATACGTTTCTTGCTAAAGAAGTGTCGGACACTTGTGGGTCTAGAGCCAGGGCATATTGTTTCGAGGGGTGTCAGTAATGTGAGCCACCTACCTCTGTTCTCACTTGATACATCAAGGGTCGTTGCACTGTTGGATCGGTCAATTAGTAAGAAACGTGAGCCATTGGATATCATTGCAGGACTGTTTGAAGACTCTTTGACATCCAAATCATCATTGGATGTTTCTTCGCTGGAGAACAATTGCCATCCAGCAACCCATGAAGATGTTCAGTTCATCAAGGATTTTATATTTCGACAATCAGATGGGctgagaggaagagggggacaCTCAAGCAATACAACTGCTGGTCCTGTTTCTGGTGTTGGAatggtggcagcagcagcagctgctgctgcagcatcAGCAGCATCCGGGAAGCAAATGAGTGCTCCTGATCTCCCTACTTTCGATACATGGTTGTCTATAAGTTCATCTATTTTGTCTGCACTGTTTAGTGGGGAAGATGGGTTAAGTAGTTCCCAAAACATGAAGGCATCACCTACTCATACAAGTTCATTTCCAAAGAACGATCAACTTCCTTCAGCAGGATCCAACGCAATTCAAACTGCTTTATCTTGCTTGGAAGGCAATAAGGGGCTTAATGTGAAATTTTCTTCATCATGGTGCCAAAGGATACTTCCAGCTGCTAAGGAGGTGTATTTGAAAGATTTGCCTGCCTTTTACCCAACCAGCATGCATGAAGTACAGCTACAGAAAGCTTTACGATCCTTCCACTCAATGGTTAAAGGACCGGCTGTCCAAGTATTCTCCAAGAAGCTAAAAGATGAATGCCAAGCAATATGGGAATCTGGAAGGCAGCAATGCGATGCTGTCAGTCTTACTGGCAGACCATGTAAGCACCAGAGACACGGTAAATCCTCTCCATCAGATGCAGCGTTACAGCAttctagtggatatgttttcctCCATGCATGTGCCTGTGGCCGGTCACGCCGTCTTAGGGATGACCCTTTTGATTTTGAGGCAGCGAACATGACCTTTAACTGCTTCTCTAATTGTGAAGATCTGTTACCTACTCTTGTGCTTCCAAGAGAGACCAATGCTGGTGCATTTCCAGTATCCTCTTGGCGTTTGGTGCGGCTTGGAGGAGCAAGATATTACAAACCAACAAAAGGATTGCTCCAAGCAGGTTTTTGCTCCAAGGAAAAATATCTTTTAAGGTGGACGATTTCTCTTGGGAAAGGACAAGGGAAACATGGCACTCATGCTACCAATAAACCTTTCTCCACGGCATCTAATGCAGATCCTCAGGCTCCCCCTATTGTTGCTGGAGAAGTAAAATCGGCCGTGACCCAAGTCACAGCAGAAATTAAATCTATGAAACTTGAAAATTCTAGAAAACAACCTGAAGTCGAGTCAATGAACAATTCAAGTATTAATTTTGGTAAAGGTCTTCCAAACTTTACTATGAAGAAGCCTTTTGCTGAAGTTGTTGCTGGCCACACAGCAAGGGATTCTGAGTTTCCTGCTCTCCAACAGAAGAGGCCATTAAAACCTGGCAACTGGAAAGATGAGCGGCAAGTGAGTGGAGCAGACCAAACTAATGGCCGTGGTCATCCAGCTCTTAGTCAAGGACCTATAGCTGACAATGAATCTGAGAAAGTGAGCAGAGATAAGAGTAATGGAAGTGCTGGCGGAAAGCCATTTCTACAGATAGGGAGCAATATAGTGCCAATGGTTGTCGGAAAAGAGACTAAAGAAGTTAATCAATCTATACAGCAGTTCATGGTATATGTCGGATTTGAGCACGAGTGTTCCTATGGTCATCGTTTCTTACTGTCAGAGAAACATCTCAAGGAGATTGATTCGTCTTATTTGCAGTTTGAAAGATCTAATCTAAATAATGAAGCAGAAAGCAAACATGGTTCACAAAAGTTGCCCCAAAATGCATCTAGATTAGCAGCAACAATGGATGTGACCAGCGGAGGGAAGCTCAATAGGCCAATGGATTCATCAGGGAGAAACAGCCAGCAGCAATTGCTTAAGCCCAGGGTTGACGCTGAGACCTTGCAGCCTTCTCACTGGCTTTCAGATCCACAGAATGAAAGAAAGGGAGAGCTTTCTCTTCATTATGTTACACTTGATGATGGTGGAGAAGCATTTTCACTTCTAAACAGAAATCTGCCCATATATATGCACTGCCCACATTGCAAGAGCTCAGATAGGAAGGGAAATCAAGATGCaaaggttgctgctgctgtgtcACAACTTCAACGGATTTTTATT GTCACACCTGATTTCCCTGTTCTGCTGGCAAGCTGCCCAGTTGTACAGTTTGAG GCCTCATGTTTGCCTTCAAATGCTTCTGACCATGATCAACAAGGATCGTTCAGTCTTGGTTGTCGAGTTGTCCTTCCACCTGAGAGCTTTCTTACCATGAGACTTCCATTTGTCTATGGTGTTGAGACAAGAGATGGAAATACAGCTCCCCTGAAATACCTTGAGgaacaaccagaactcacagcTTGGCTTGTTGGAGGCACAGCTTTGCAGATTGTATCAGTAGGGCATACTAATGAGAAAGAAGCACCACTGTGA